Proteins encoded by one window of Musa acuminata AAA Group cultivar baxijiao chromosome BXJ2-9, Cavendish_Baxijiao_AAA, whole genome shotgun sequence:
- the LOC135623863 gene encoding twinkle homolog protein, chloroplastic/mitochondrial-like isoform X2: MPSSVACRSLRTLLMDGFECLPVRCSASAPAPAPFLPHRLLRLCVHLCSAKPRRPVSKNLPFRQKSSGFCSYSYRPHVPRNAAVHPTVDKRIDYLKSKLEEQGIRCGSGKPGKYWRNLCPKCQGGSSKERLLSFSISDDGWLANWMCFRAPCGWRGSVRAFEECKIGYAKTIQTLKLNDYRVITEIDLQLEPLCTELIAYFAERSISAKTLERNGIMQCKQDDQIVIAFTYRRNAALVSCKYLASSKECWQETGTEHIFYGLDDIKQASDVIIVDGEIDKLSMEEAGFPNCISVPYGLPAQSSKELHSEDEATKFQYLWNCKEYLEKASRIILATDAGGPGQALADELARRLGKERCWRVKWPKKNAIELCKDANEVLMYIGPDKLRDVIENAELCPIMGLSHFSNFFNEVDEYYHRSLGFERVSTGWRALDELYNVVPGELTVITGVPNSGKSEWIDALLCNINEARKWKFLLCSMENKVRDHARKLLEKYINKPFINSRYGESTERMSVQELEQGKKWLNDTFYLIRCEDDSLPSIDWVLELAKSAVVRYGIRGLVIDPYNELDHQRSSKLTETQYVSHMLTKIKRFAHHHSCHVWFVAHPRQLQNWRGYPPNLYDISGSAHFINKCDNGIVIHRNRNANAGPLDRVQVCVRKVRNKVAGRIGDAFLSYNKTTGKFEDWHDGARTFRKQRR; encoded by the exons ATGCCCTCCTCGGTCGCCTGCCGCTCTCTACGAACCCTCCTCATGGACGGGTTCGAGTGCCTCCCCGTGCGATGCTCCGCCTCGGCACCCGCACCTGCGCCTTTCCTCCCTCATCGCCTTCTCCGTCTCTGCGTCCACCTCTGCTCTGCAAAACCACGGCGTCCCGTCTCCAAGAATCTCCCTTTTCGTCAGAAATCCTCTGGTTTTTGTTCATATTCCTACCGTCCACACGTGCCTCGGAATGCTG CAGTCCACCCTACGGTCGACAAGCGGATCGACTATTTGAAATCAAAGTTGGAGGAACAAGGAATTCGGTGTGGTAGTGGCAAGCCCGGGAAGTATTGGCGAAATTTATGCCCAAAG TgtcaaggaggaagttccaaggagAGGCTCTTATCTTTTTCCATCAGTGATGATGG ATGGTTGGCAAATTGGATGTGTTTTAGAGCTCCATGTGGATGGAGAGGTTCCGTACGG GCTTTTGAGGAGTGCAAGATAGGCTATGCCAAAACAATACAAACTTTGAAACTCAATGATTACAGAGTAATCACTGAAATTGATCTTCAGCTAGAGCCATTATGTACAGAG CTTATTGCATACTTCGCAGAAAGATCGATATCCGCAAAAACTCTTGAACGAAATGGCATCATGCAGTGTAAACAAGATGATCAG ATCGTTATTGCTTTTACTTACAGGAGAAATGCAGCTCTAGTAAGCTGCAAATACCTTGCATCCTCCAAAGAATGTTGGCAG GAAACGGGCACGGAACATATTTTTTATGGACTTGATGACATAAAGCAAGCTAGCGATGTTATAATT GTCGACGGTGAAATAGATAAGCTCTCTATGGAGGAGGCTGGTTTCCCCAATTGTATTAGCGTACCTTATGGACTACCTGCACAATCCTCCAAAGAGCTACATTCTGAGGATGAG GCCACCAAGTTCCAGTACTtgtggaactgcaaagagtacctagaAAAG GCATCTCGGATAATATTAGCAACAGATGCAGGTGGCCCTGGTCAAGCTTTAGCAGATGAATTAGCACGTCGCCTTGGTAAAGAAAG GTGCTGGAGGGTGAAGTGGCCGAAGAAAAATGCTATTGAACTTTGCAAAGATGCTAATGAG GTTTTGATGTATATTGGACCAGATAAACTGAGGGATGTTATTGAGAATGCTGAATTGTGTCCTATAATGGGCCTATCTCACTTCAGTAATTTCTTCAATGAAGTTGATGAATATTATCACCGGAGTCTTGGATTTGAGCGTGTTTCGACTGGTTGGAGAGCTTTAGATGAATTATACAAT GTAGTGCCTGGAGAGTTGACTGTGATAACAGGTGTTCCTAATTCAGGCAAAAGCGAGTGGATTGATGCCCTGTTATGTAATATCAATGAAGCCCGTAAATGGAAATTTTTACTCTGCTCTATGGAAAACAAG GTTCGGGATCATGCAAGGAAGCTTTTGGAGAagtacataaataaaccattcatTAATTCAAG ATATGGTGAATCTACTGAGCGAATGAGCGTGCAGGAATTAGAACAAGGAAAGAAATGGCTTAATGATACATTTTATCTAATTCG GTGTGAGGATGACTCCCTTCCATCTATCGATTGGGTACTTGAACTTGCCAAGTCTGCAGTTGTTCGATATGGCATCCGTGGACTTGTTATTGATCCATACAACGAACTTGATCACCAACGTTCTTCAAAACT AACAGAAACGCAGTATGTGAGCCATATGCTTACTAAGATCAAGCGCTTTGCTCACCACCACTCTTGTCATGTATGGTTTGTGGCACATCCAAGACAG CTACAAAACTGGAGGGGTTATCCCCCTAATCTGTACGATATTAGTGGAAGTGCACATTTTATAAATAAATGTGACAATGGAATTGTCATTCATCGAAATCGGAATGCAAATGCTGGCCCCCTTGATCGTGTTCAG GTTTGTGTGCGGAAGGTGCGAAACAAGGTCGCTGGGAGAATCGGAGATGCTTTCCTCTCGTATAATAA aacCACAGGAAAATTCGAGGATTGGCATGATGGGGCTAGAACATTTAGGAAGCAACGTAGATGA
- the LOC135623862 gene encoding protein LIGHT-DEPENDENT SHORT HYPOCOTYLS 4-like translates to MSSANSDSSGNSAAPDGGGRPSRYESQKRRDWNSFRQYLRNHRPPLELSRCSGAHVLEFLRYLDQFGKTKVHTAGCPFFGHPQPPAPCTCPLRQAWGSLDSLVGRLRAAFEEDGGQPEVNPFAARAVRLYLREVRDSQAKARGIAYVKKKRKRPPPSQQGFSPQAPVPAAATAAPLIGHGRSAADFIASGAYPHRLHGHLMLPPWIPAETMRR, encoded by the coding sequence ATGTCGTCGGCAAACTCTGATAGCTCGGGCAATTCGGCGGCTCCTGATGGCGGCGGCAGGCCGAGCCGGTACGAGTCGCAGAAGCGGCGCGACTGGAACTCCTTCAGGCAGTACCTCCGGAACCACCGCCCGCCGCTCGAGCTCTCCCGGTGCAGCGGCGCCCACGTGCTCGAGTTCCTCCGCTACCTAGACCAGTTTGGCAAGACAAAAGTCCACACCGCCGGGTGCCCCTTCTTCGGCCACCCGCAGCCCCCGGCACCGTGCACGTGCCCCCTCAGGCAAGCTTGGGGCAGCCTCGACTCACTCGTCGGCCGCCTTCGCGCCGCCTTCGAGGAGGATGGCGGCCAGCCGGAGGTCAACCCCTTCGCGGCGCGCGCAGTACGGCTGTACCTCAGGGAGGTGAGGGACAGCCAGGCCAAAGCGAGGGGGATCGCCTAcgtgaaaaagaagagaaagcggCCTCCTCCGTCGCAACAGGGCTTCAGCCCGCAGGCGCCGGTTCCAGCGGCGGCGACAGCAGCTCCTCTCATCGGCCATGGTCGGTCGGCGGCCGACTTCATCGCTAGCGGTGCATACCCACATCGCCTTCACGGGCATCTGATGCTGCCACCCTGGATACCGGCGGAGACGATGCGGCGGTGA
- the LOC135623863 gene encoding twinkle homolog protein, chloroplastic/mitochondrial-like isoform X3: protein MPSSVACRSLRTLLMDGFECLPVRCSASAPAPAPFLPHRLLRLCVHLCSAKPRRPVSKNLPFRQKSSGFCSYSYRPHVPRNAVHPTVDKRIDYLKSKLEEQGIRCGSGKPGKYWRNLCPKCQGGSSKERLLSFSISDDGWLANWMCFRAPCGWRGSVRAFEECKIGYAKTIQTLKLNDYRVITEIDLQLEPLCTELIAYFAERSISAKTLERNGIMQCKQDDQIVIAFTYRRNAALVSCKYLASSKECWQETGTEHIFYGLDDIKQASDVIIVDGEIDKLSMEEAGFPNCISVPYGLPAQSSKELHSEDEATKFQYLWNCKEYLEKASRIILATDAGGPGQALADELARRLGKERCWRVKWPKKNAIELCKDANEVLMYIGPDKLRDVIENAELCPIMGLSHFSNFFNEVDEYYHRSLGFERVSTGWRALDELYNVVPGELTVITGVPNSGKSEWIDALLCNINEARKWKFLLCSMENKVRDHARKLLEKYINKPFINSRYGESTERMSVQELEQGKKWLNDTFYLIRCEDDSLPSIDWVLELAKSAVVRYGIRGLVIDPYNELDHQRSSKLTETQYVSHMLTKIKRFAHHHSCHVWFVAHPRQLQNWRGYPPNLYDISGSAHFINKCDNGIVIHRNRNANAGPLDRVQVCVRKVRNKVAGRIGDAFLSYNKTTGKFEDWHDGARTFRKQRR, encoded by the exons ATGCCCTCCTCGGTCGCCTGCCGCTCTCTACGAACCCTCCTCATGGACGGGTTCGAGTGCCTCCCCGTGCGATGCTCCGCCTCGGCACCCGCACCTGCGCCTTTCCTCCCTCATCGCCTTCTCCGTCTCTGCGTCCACCTCTGCTCTGCAAAACCACGGCGTCCCGTCTCCAAGAATCTCCCTTTTCGTCAGAAATCCTCTGGTTTTTGTTCATATTCCTACCGTCCACACGTGCCTCGGAATGCTG TCCACCCTACGGTCGACAAGCGGATCGACTATTTGAAATCAAAGTTGGAGGAACAAGGAATTCGGTGTGGTAGTGGCAAGCCCGGGAAGTATTGGCGAAATTTATGCCCAAAG TgtcaaggaggaagttccaaggagAGGCTCTTATCTTTTTCCATCAGTGATGATGG ATGGTTGGCAAATTGGATGTGTTTTAGAGCTCCATGTGGATGGAGAGGTTCCGTACGG GCTTTTGAGGAGTGCAAGATAGGCTATGCCAAAACAATACAAACTTTGAAACTCAATGATTACAGAGTAATCACTGAAATTGATCTTCAGCTAGAGCCATTATGTACAGAG CTTATTGCATACTTCGCAGAAAGATCGATATCCGCAAAAACTCTTGAACGAAATGGCATCATGCAGTGTAAACAAGATGATCAG ATCGTTATTGCTTTTACTTACAGGAGAAATGCAGCTCTAGTAAGCTGCAAATACCTTGCATCCTCCAAAGAATGTTGGCAG GAAACGGGCACGGAACATATTTTTTATGGACTTGATGACATAAAGCAAGCTAGCGATGTTATAATT GTCGACGGTGAAATAGATAAGCTCTCTATGGAGGAGGCTGGTTTCCCCAATTGTATTAGCGTACCTTATGGACTACCTGCACAATCCTCCAAAGAGCTACATTCTGAGGATGAG GCCACCAAGTTCCAGTACTtgtggaactgcaaagagtacctagaAAAG GCATCTCGGATAATATTAGCAACAGATGCAGGTGGCCCTGGTCAAGCTTTAGCAGATGAATTAGCACGTCGCCTTGGTAAAGAAAG GTGCTGGAGGGTGAAGTGGCCGAAGAAAAATGCTATTGAACTTTGCAAAGATGCTAATGAG GTTTTGATGTATATTGGACCAGATAAACTGAGGGATGTTATTGAGAATGCTGAATTGTGTCCTATAATGGGCCTATCTCACTTCAGTAATTTCTTCAATGAAGTTGATGAATATTATCACCGGAGTCTTGGATTTGAGCGTGTTTCGACTGGTTGGAGAGCTTTAGATGAATTATACAAT GTAGTGCCTGGAGAGTTGACTGTGATAACAGGTGTTCCTAATTCAGGCAAAAGCGAGTGGATTGATGCCCTGTTATGTAATATCAATGAAGCCCGTAAATGGAAATTTTTACTCTGCTCTATGGAAAACAAG GTTCGGGATCATGCAAGGAAGCTTTTGGAGAagtacataaataaaccattcatTAATTCAAG ATATGGTGAATCTACTGAGCGAATGAGCGTGCAGGAATTAGAACAAGGAAAGAAATGGCTTAATGATACATTTTATCTAATTCG GTGTGAGGATGACTCCCTTCCATCTATCGATTGGGTACTTGAACTTGCCAAGTCTGCAGTTGTTCGATATGGCATCCGTGGACTTGTTATTGATCCATACAACGAACTTGATCACCAACGTTCTTCAAAACT AACAGAAACGCAGTATGTGAGCCATATGCTTACTAAGATCAAGCGCTTTGCTCACCACCACTCTTGTCATGTATGGTTTGTGGCACATCCAAGACAG CTACAAAACTGGAGGGGTTATCCCCCTAATCTGTACGATATTAGTGGAAGTGCACATTTTATAAATAAATGTGACAATGGAATTGTCATTCATCGAAATCGGAATGCAAATGCTGGCCCCCTTGATCGTGTTCAG GTTTGTGTGCGGAAGGTGCGAAACAAGGTCGCTGGGAGAATCGGAGATGCTTTCCTCTCGTATAATAA aacCACAGGAAAATTCGAGGATTGGCATGATGGGGCTAGAACATTTAGGAAGCAACGTAGATGA
- the LOC135623863 gene encoding twinkle homolog protein, chloroplastic/mitochondrial-like isoform X5, giving the protein MMDGWQIGCVLELHVDGEVPYGYHHFSANTYMTTTIKHRNWNSTFWLLSVTVYLQAFEECKIGYAKTIQTLKLNDYRVITEIDLQLEPLCTELIAYFAERSISAKTLERNGIMQCKQDDQIVIAFTYRRNAALVSCKYLASSKECWQETGTEHIFYGLDDIKQASDVIIVDGEIDKLSMEEAGFPNCISVPYGLPAQSSKELHSEDEATKFQYLWNCKEYLEKASRIILATDAGGPGQALADELARRLGKERCWRVKWPKKNAIELCKDANEVLMYIGPDKLRDVIENAELCPIMGLSHFSNFFNEVDEYYHRSLGFERVSTGWRALDELYNVVPGELTVITGVPNSGKSEWIDALLCNINEARKWKFLLCSMENKVRDHARKLLEKYINKPFINSRYGESTERMSVQELEQGKKWLNDTFYLIRCEDDSLPSIDWVLELAKSAVVRYGIRGLVIDPYNELDHQRSSKLTETQYVSHMLTKIKRFAHHHSCHVWFVAHPRQLQNWRGYPPNLYDISGSAHFINKCDNGIVIHRNRNANAGPLDRVQVCVRKVRNKVAGRIGDAFLSYNKTTGKFEDWHDGARTFRKQRR; this is encoded by the exons ATGATGG ATGGTTGGCAAATTGGATGTGTTTTAGAGCTCCATGTGGATGGAGAGGTTCCGTACGGGTATCATCATTTTTCAGCAAATACATATATGACTACCACCATTAAGCATCGCAATTGGAACTCCACTTTTTGGCTGTTGTCTGTCACTGTTTACTTGCAGGCTTTTGAGGAGTGCAAGATAGGCTATGCCAAAACAATACAAACTTTGAAACTCAATGATTACAGAGTAATCACTGAAATTGATCTTCAGCTAGAGCCATTATGTACAGAG CTTATTGCATACTTCGCAGAAAGATCGATATCCGCAAAAACTCTTGAACGAAATGGCATCATGCAGTGTAAACAAGATGATCAG ATCGTTATTGCTTTTACTTACAGGAGAAATGCAGCTCTAGTAAGCTGCAAATACCTTGCATCCTCCAAAGAATGTTGGCAG GAAACGGGCACGGAACATATTTTTTATGGACTTGATGACATAAAGCAAGCTAGCGATGTTATAATT GTCGACGGTGAAATAGATAAGCTCTCTATGGAGGAGGCTGGTTTCCCCAATTGTATTAGCGTACCTTATGGACTACCTGCACAATCCTCCAAAGAGCTACATTCTGAGGATGAG GCCACCAAGTTCCAGTACTtgtggaactgcaaagagtacctagaAAAG GCATCTCGGATAATATTAGCAACAGATGCAGGTGGCCCTGGTCAAGCTTTAGCAGATGAATTAGCACGTCGCCTTGGTAAAGAAAG GTGCTGGAGGGTGAAGTGGCCGAAGAAAAATGCTATTGAACTTTGCAAAGATGCTAATGAG GTTTTGATGTATATTGGACCAGATAAACTGAGGGATGTTATTGAGAATGCTGAATTGTGTCCTATAATGGGCCTATCTCACTTCAGTAATTTCTTCAATGAAGTTGATGAATATTATCACCGGAGTCTTGGATTTGAGCGTGTTTCGACTGGTTGGAGAGCTTTAGATGAATTATACAAT GTAGTGCCTGGAGAGTTGACTGTGATAACAGGTGTTCCTAATTCAGGCAAAAGCGAGTGGATTGATGCCCTGTTATGTAATATCAATGAAGCCCGTAAATGGAAATTTTTACTCTGCTCTATGGAAAACAAG GTTCGGGATCATGCAAGGAAGCTTTTGGAGAagtacataaataaaccattcatTAATTCAAG ATATGGTGAATCTACTGAGCGAATGAGCGTGCAGGAATTAGAACAAGGAAAGAAATGGCTTAATGATACATTTTATCTAATTCG GTGTGAGGATGACTCCCTTCCATCTATCGATTGGGTACTTGAACTTGCCAAGTCTGCAGTTGTTCGATATGGCATCCGTGGACTTGTTATTGATCCATACAACGAACTTGATCACCAACGTTCTTCAAAACT AACAGAAACGCAGTATGTGAGCCATATGCTTACTAAGATCAAGCGCTTTGCTCACCACCACTCTTGTCATGTATGGTTTGTGGCACATCCAAGACAG CTACAAAACTGGAGGGGTTATCCCCCTAATCTGTACGATATTAGTGGAAGTGCACATTTTATAAATAAATGTGACAATGGAATTGTCATTCATCGAAATCGGAATGCAAATGCTGGCCCCCTTGATCGTGTTCAG GTTTGTGTGCGGAAGGTGCGAAACAAGGTCGCTGGGAGAATCGGAGATGCTTTCCTCTCGTATAATAA aacCACAGGAAAATTCGAGGATTGGCATGATGGGGCTAGAACATTTAGGAAGCAACGTAGATGA
- the LOC135623863 gene encoding twinkle homolog protein, chloroplastic/mitochondrial-like isoform X4, which yields MPSSVACRSLRTLLMDGFECLPVRCSASAPAPAPFLPHRLLRLCVHLCSAKPRRPVSKNLPFRQKSSGFCSYSYRPHVPRNAGALPAVHPTVDKRIDYLKSKLEEQGIRCGSGKPGKYWRNLCPKCQGGSSKERLLSFSISDDGWLANWMCFRAPCGWRGSVRAFEECKIGYAKTIQTLKLNDYRVITEIDLQLEPLCTELIAYFAERSISAKTLERNGIMQCKQDDQIVIAFTYRRNAALVSCKYLASSKECWQETGTEHIFYGLDDIKQASDVIIVDGEIDKLSMEEAGFPNCISVPYGLPAQSSKELHSEDEATKFQYLWNCKEYLEKASRIILATDAGGPGQALADELARRLGKERCWRVKWPKKNAIELCKDANEVLMYIGPDKLRDVIENAELCPIMGLSHFSNFFNEVDEYYHRSLGFERVSTGWRALDELYNVVPGELTVITGVPNSGKSEWIDALLCNINEARKWKFLLCSMENKVRDHARKLLEKYINKPFINSRCEDDSLPSIDWVLELAKSAVVRYGIRGLVIDPYNELDHQRSSKLTETQYVSHMLTKIKRFAHHHSCHVWFVAHPRQLQNWRGYPPNLYDISGSAHFINKCDNGIVIHRNRNANAGPLDRVQVCVRKVRNKVAGRIGDAFLSYNKTTGKFEDWHDGARTFRKQRR from the exons ATGCCCTCCTCGGTCGCCTGCCGCTCTCTACGAACCCTCCTCATGGACGGGTTCGAGTGCCTCCCCGTGCGATGCTCCGCCTCGGCACCCGCACCTGCGCCTTTCCTCCCTCATCGCCTTCTCCGTCTCTGCGTCCACCTCTGCTCTGCAAAACCACGGCGTCCCGTCTCCAAGAATCTCCCTTTTCGTCAGAAATCCTCTGGTTTTTGTTCATATTCCTACCGTCCACACGTGCCTCGGAATGCTG GTGCACTGCCAGCAGTCCACCCTACGGTCGACAAGCGGATCGACTATTTGAAATCAAAGTTGGAGGAACAAGGAATTCGGTGTGGTAGTGGCAAGCCCGGGAAGTATTGGCGAAATTTATGCCCAAAG TgtcaaggaggaagttccaaggagAGGCTCTTATCTTTTTCCATCAGTGATGATGG ATGGTTGGCAAATTGGATGTGTTTTAGAGCTCCATGTGGATGGAGAGGTTCCGTACGG GCTTTTGAGGAGTGCAAGATAGGCTATGCCAAAACAATACAAACTTTGAAACTCAATGATTACAGAGTAATCACTGAAATTGATCTTCAGCTAGAGCCATTATGTACAGAG CTTATTGCATACTTCGCAGAAAGATCGATATCCGCAAAAACTCTTGAACGAAATGGCATCATGCAGTGTAAACAAGATGATCAG ATCGTTATTGCTTTTACTTACAGGAGAAATGCAGCTCTAGTAAGCTGCAAATACCTTGCATCCTCCAAAGAATGTTGGCAG GAAACGGGCACGGAACATATTTTTTATGGACTTGATGACATAAAGCAAGCTAGCGATGTTATAATT GTCGACGGTGAAATAGATAAGCTCTCTATGGAGGAGGCTGGTTTCCCCAATTGTATTAGCGTACCTTATGGACTACCTGCACAATCCTCCAAAGAGCTACATTCTGAGGATGAG GCCACCAAGTTCCAGTACTtgtggaactgcaaagagtacctagaAAAG GCATCTCGGATAATATTAGCAACAGATGCAGGTGGCCCTGGTCAAGCTTTAGCAGATGAATTAGCACGTCGCCTTGGTAAAGAAAG GTGCTGGAGGGTGAAGTGGCCGAAGAAAAATGCTATTGAACTTTGCAAAGATGCTAATGAG GTTTTGATGTATATTGGACCAGATAAACTGAGGGATGTTATTGAGAATGCTGAATTGTGTCCTATAATGGGCCTATCTCACTTCAGTAATTTCTTCAATGAAGTTGATGAATATTATCACCGGAGTCTTGGATTTGAGCGTGTTTCGACTGGTTGGAGAGCTTTAGATGAATTATACAAT GTAGTGCCTGGAGAGTTGACTGTGATAACAGGTGTTCCTAATTCAGGCAAAAGCGAGTGGATTGATGCCCTGTTATGTAATATCAATGAAGCCCGTAAATGGAAATTTTTACTCTGCTCTATGGAAAACAAG GTTCGGGATCATGCAAGGAAGCTTTTGGAGAagtacataaataaaccattcatTAATTCAAG GTGTGAGGATGACTCCCTTCCATCTATCGATTGGGTACTTGAACTTGCCAAGTCTGCAGTTGTTCGATATGGCATCCGTGGACTTGTTATTGATCCATACAACGAACTTGATCACCAACGTTCTTCAAAACT AACAGAAACGCAGTATGTGAGCCATATGCTTACTAAGATCAAGCGCTTTGCTCACCACCACTCTTGTCATGTATGGTTTGTGGCACATCCAAGACAG CTACAAAACTGGAGGGGTTATCCCCCTAATCTGTACGATATTAGTGGAAGTGCACATTTTATAAATAAATGTGACAATGGAATTGTCATTCATCGAAATCGGAATGCAAATGCTGGCCCCCTTGATCGTGTTCAG GTTTGTGTGCGGAAGGTGCGAAACAAGGTCGCTGGGAGAATCGGAGATGCTTTCCTCTCGTATAATAA aacCACAGGAAAATTCGAGGATTGGCATGATGGGGCTAGAACATTTAGGAAGCAACGTAGATGA
- the LOC135623863 gene encoding twinkle homolog protein, chloroplastic/mitochondrial-like isoform X1, with protein sequence MPSSVACRSLRTLLMDGFECLPVRCSASAPAPAPFLPHRLLRLCVHLCSAKPRRPVSKNLPFRQKSSGFCSYSYRPHVPRNAGALPAVHPTVDKRIDYLKSKLEEQGIRCGSGKPGKYWRNLCPKCQGGSSKERLLSFSISDDGWLANWMCFRAPCGWRGSVRAFEECKIGYAKTIQTLKLNDYRVITEIDLQLEPLCTELIAYFAERSISAKTLERNGIMQCKQDDQIVIAFTYRRNAALVSCKYLASSKECWQETGTEHIFYGLDDIKQASDVIIVDGEIDKLSMEEAGFPNCISVPYGLPAQSSKELHSEDEATKFQYLWNCKEYLEKASRIILATDAGGPGQALADELARRLGKERCWRVKWPKKNAIELCKDANEVLMYIGPDKLRDVIENAELCPIMGLSHFSNFFNEVDEYYHRSLGFERVSTGWRALDELYNVVPGELTVITGVPNSGKSEWIDALLCNINEARKWKFLLCSMENKVRDHARKLLEKYINKPFINSRYGESTERMSVQELEQGKKWLNDTFYLIRCEDDSLPSIDWVLELAKSAVVRYGIRGLVIDPYNELDHQRSSKLTETQYVSHMLTKIKRFAHHHSCHVWFVAHPRQLQNWRGYPPNLYDISGSAHFINKCDNGIVIHRNRNANAGPLDRVQVCVRKVRNKVAGRIGDAFLSYNKTTGKFEDWHDGARTFRKQRR encoded by the exons ATGCCCTCCTCGGTCGCCTGCCGCTCTCTACGAACCCTCCTCATGGACGGGTTCGAGTGCCTCCCCGTGCGATGCTCCGCCTCGGCACCCGCACCTGCGCCTTTCCTCCCTCATCGCCTTCTCCGTCTCTGCGTCCACCTCTGCTCTGCAAAACCACGGCGTCCCGTCTCCAAGAATCTCCCTTTTCGTCAGAAATCCTCTGGTTTTTGTTCATATTCCTACCGTCCACACGTGCCTCGGAATGCTG GTGCACTGCCAGCAGTCCACCCTACGGTCGACAAGCGGATCGACTATTTGAAATCAAAGTTGGAGGAACAAGGAATTCGGTGTGGTAGTGGCAAGCCCGGGAAGTATTGGCGAAATTTATGCCCAAAG TgtcaaggaggaagttccaaggagAGGCTCTTATCTTTTTCCATCAGTGATGATGG ATGGTTGGCAAATTGGATGTGTTTTAGAGCTCCATGTGGATGGAGAGGTTCCGTACGG GCTTTTGAGGAGTGCAAGATAGGCTATGCCAAAACAATACAAACTTTGAAACTCAATGATTACAGAGTAATCACTGAAATTGATCTTCAGCTAGAGCCATTATGTACAGAG CTTATTGCATACTTCGCAGAAAGATCGATATCCGCAAAAACTCTTGAACGAAATGGCATCATGCAGTGTAAACAAGATGATCAG ATCGTTATTGCTTTTACTTACAGGAGAAATGCAGCTCTAGTAAGCTGCAAATACCTTGCATCCTCCAAAGAATGTTGGCAG GAAACGGGCACGGAACATATTTTTTATGGACTTGATGACATAAAGCAAGCTAGCGATGTTATAATT GTCGACGGTGAAATAGATAAGCTCTCTATGGAGGAGGCTGGTTTCCCCAATTGTATTAGCGTACCTTATGGACTACCTGCACAATCCTCCAAAGAGCTACATTCTGAGGATGAG GCCACCAAGTTCCAGTACTtgtggaactgcaaagagtacctagaAAAG GCATCTCGGATAATATTAGCAACAGATGCAGGTGGCCCTGGTCAAGCTTTAGCAGATGAATTAGCACGTCGCCTTGGTAAAGAAAG GTGCTGGAGGGTGAAGTGGCCGAAGAAAAATGCTATTGAACTTTGCAAAGATGCTAATGAG GTTTTGATGTATATTGGACCAGATAAACTGAGGGATGTTATTGAGAATGCTGAATTGTGTCCTATAATGGGCCTATCTCACTTCAGTAATTTCTTCAATGAAGTTGATGAATATTATCACCGGAGTCTTGGATTTGAGCGTGTTTCGACTGGTTGGAGAGCTTTAGATGAATTATACAAT GTAGTGCCTGGAGAGTTGACTGTGATAACAGGTGTTCCTAATTCAGGCAAAAGCGAGTGGATTGATGCCCTGTTATGTAATATCAATGAAGCCCGTAAATGGAAATTTTTACTCTGCTCTATGGAAAACAAG GTTCGGGATCATGCAAGGAAGCTTTTGGAGAagtacataaataaaccattcatTAATTCAAG ATATGGTGAATCTACTGAGCGAATGAGCGTGCAGGAATTAGAACAAGGAAAGAAATGGCTTAATGATACATTTTATCTAATTCG GTGTGAGGATGACTCCCTTCCATCTATCGATTGGGTACTTGAACTTGCCAAGTCTGCAGTTGTTCGATATGGCATCCGTGGACTTGTTATTGATCCATACAACGAACTTGATCACCAACGTTCTTCAAAACT AACAGAAACGCAGTATGTGAGCCATATGCTTACTAAGATCAAGCGCTTTGCTCACCACCACTCTTGTCATGTATGGTTTGTGGCACATCCAAGACAG CTACAAAACTGGAGGGGTTATCCCCCTAATCTGTACGATATTAGTGGAAGTGCACATTTTATAAATAAATGTGACAATGGAATTGTCATTCATCGAAATCGGAATGCAAATGCTGGCCCCCTTGATCGTGTTCAG GTTTGTGTGCGGAAGGTGCGAAACAAGGTCGCTGGGAGAATCGGAGATGCTTTCCTCTCGTATAATAA aacCACAGGAAAATTCGAGGATTGGCATGATGGGGCTAGAACATTTAGGAAGCAACGTAGATGA